In Aquipuribacter nitratireducens, one genomic interval encodes:
- a CDS encoding DUF5995 family protein, with the protein MDALIAGVVARMDAALAELDREGDPARHFLHTYRDVTHAVGAAARDGRVEDAQWLARWDVAFARLYLDALTAHRAGGSVPGPWREAFAAPAGLHPYQHVLLGMNAHINYDMPLSLLAVVSDADARDPDLVAARHRDHHALDAVIAGIVPQQSRRLVRAAGPTAQPGLLDRVLMPVSRAASARLLRHGRRQVWASTGVLLRARADSPEALTAATRRLEALATARVADLVEPRHPLLHLARHGFGVELEQEPG; encoded by the coding sequence ATGGACGCGCTCATCGCCGGGGTGGTCGCGCGGATGGACGCCGCGCTCGCCGAGCTCGACCGCGAGGGCGACCCGGCGCGGCACTTCCTCCACACCTACCGCGACGTCACGCACGCCGTCGGGGCCGCCGCCCGCGACGGCCGCGTCGAGGACGCGCAGTGGCTCGCCCGGTGGGACGTCGCCTTCGCTCGGCTCTACCTCGACGCGCTCACGGCGCACCGCGCCGGCGGGTCCGTGCCCGGGCCGTGGCGGGAGGCGTTCGCCGCGCCGGCCGGGCTGCACCCGTACCAGCACGTGCTGCTCGGTATGAACGCCCACATCAACTACGACATGCCGCTGTCGCTGCTCGCCGTCGTGAGCGACGCCGACGCCCGTGACCCCGACCTCGTGGCCGCCCGGCACCGCGACCACCACGCCCTCGACGCCGTCATCGCCGGGATCGTCCCGCAGCAGTCCCGGCGGCTCGTCCGTGCCGCCGGGCCGACCGCGCAGCCGGGGCTGCTCGACCGTGTCCTCATGCCCGTGTCCCGGGCCGCGTCCGCCCGGCTGCTGCGGCACGGCCGCCGGCAGGTGTGGGCGAGCACCGGGGTGCTCCTGCGCGCCCGCGCCGACTCCCCCGAAGCCCTGACGGCCGCCACGCGCCGGCTCGAGGCGCTCGCGACCGCCCGGGTCGCCGACCTCGTCGAGCCGCGCCACCCGCTGCTCCACCTCGCCCGGCACGGTTTCGGCGTCGAGCTCGAACAGGAGCCGGGGTAG
- a CDS encoding TadE family protein produces the protein MGRHRPRSLPGRRARGGGHQRRGERPAVAAHLSHDRGSTTLELVVLFPAMLLIVFGVVQGVLWYHARTVALAAAGSGVAVARTETGTVQVGRAAATDFVVRAGGDAVLDDIEVSGVRGPVQASITVAGRAPSLLPGVPGPRVAQTASGPVERVTGS, from the coding sequence GTGGGTCGTCATCGCCCTCGGTCTCTTCCTGGTCGCAGGGCTCGCGGTGGCGGCCATCAACGCCGTGGTGAACGACCGGCTGTCGCAGCTCACCTGAGTCACGACCGCGGGAGCACGACGCTCGAGCTCGTCGTGCTGTTCCCCGCGATGCTCCTCATCGTCTTCGGCGTCGTCCAGGGGGTGCTGTGGTACCACGCGCGCACCGTCGCACTCGCGGCCGCCGGCAGCGGGGTCGCGGTCGCCCGGACCGAGACCGGCACGGTGCAGGTCGGGCGCGCGGCGGCCACGGACTTCGTCGTCCGCGCAGGGGGCGACGCGGTCCTCGACGACATCGAGGTGTCCGGTGTGCGGGGGCCGGTGCAGGCGAGCATCACCGTCGCGGGACGAGCGCCGTCGCTGCTGCCCGGGGTTCCCGGGCCACGCGTCGCGCAGACCGCGTCGGGGCCCGTCGAGCGGGTGACCGGCTCGTGA
- a CDS encoding CpaF family protein, with protein MAERDQVTAIPDLPLFDEGTHVPGPGGRAAPDAPTTRTVAPTTRGDADPYARRRRQRPLRGLAGSEADATAAPGRGSSVPTDVAPPPVAGEEGIRTAEPDTGTVSWDAVRELRAQASTRLAARLRGGVALAPEDRRALGRAVVEELLTERDRAATFDGRTVAGPQTRRALAKALDDALFGLGRLQPLVDDPDLENIEITGHDRVVVERVGGALERAAPVADSDAELVDYLQFLASRASDSNDRPFSAAHPRLHLNLPGSRARLAAVAWVTPRPVVRIRLHRLIDVTMADLTGLGTVDRRLADFLRAAVRARKSVVVSGDMGAGKTTMLRALARSIDPDEAVATLETEYELFLHELPGYERVIALEGRPGSGERGPDGRPVGEITVEDLFVDVLRLNVSRIIVGEVRGPEAAAMFKAMQAGAGSLSTVHAKNAADTIERLTLAVHSAGGTESYADRLVAQQIDFVVHMASVRDAEGRRRRVVDEVVEVTRGEGGRPATTLVFRPGPGRRAVPAVPPSCLADLEAVGFDGSLLDGGWDATDDDFREWDGTYGGGTPAEPPERAESG; from the coding sequence GTGGCAGAGCGCGACCAGGTGACCGCGATCCCCGACCTGCCCCTCTTCGACGAGGGCACGCACGTCCCGGGACCGGGAGGGCGCGCCGCGCCCGACGCTCCGACCACCCGGACGGTGGCCCCGACGACGCGCGGCGACGCCGACCCGTACGCGCGACGACGGCGCCAGCGCCCCCTGCGCGGCTTGGCCGGGTCCGAGGCAGACGCGACCGCGGCGCCGGGGCGTGGCTCCTCGGTACCCACCGACGTCGCGCCGCCTCCCGTCGCCGGGGAGGAGGGGATCCGGACCGCGGAGCCTGACACCGGGACGGTCAGCTGGGACGCCGTCCGCGAGCTGCGAGCGCAGGCCTCGACGCGCCTGGCGGCACGGCTCCGGGGCGGCGTCGCCCTCGCGCCCGAGGACCGGCGGGCACTCGGACGTGCCGTGGTGGAGGAGCTGCTCACCGAGCGGGACCGGGCCGCGACGTTCGACGGGCGTACGGTCGCCGGGCCGCAGACCCGCCGCGCTCTCGCCAAGGCCCTCGACGACGCCCTCTTCGGCCTCGGCCGGCTGCAGCCGCTCGTCGACGACCCCGACCTGGAGAACATCGAGATCACGGGCCACGACCGCGTCGTCGTCGAGCGGGTCGGTGGCGCGCTCGAGCGCGCCGCACCCGTCGCCGACAGCGACGCCGAGCTCGTCGACTACCTCCAGTTCCTCGCGAGCCGGGCGAGCGACAGCAACGACCGCCCCTTCAGCGCGGCGCACCCCCGCCTCCACCTCAACCTGCCCGGCTCTCGCGCCCGGCTCGCGGCCGTGGCGTGGGTGACACCCCGCCCGGTCGTCCGGATCCGCCTGCACCGACTGATCGACGTCACGATGGCCGACCTCACGGGCCTCGGCACCGTCGACCGGCGGCTCGCGGACTTCCTCCGGGCGGCGGTGCGCGCGCGCAAGTCCGTCGTGGTGAGCGGTGACATGGGCGCAGGGAAGACGACGATGCTGCGCGCCCTGGCGCGCAGCATCGACCCGGACGAGGCCGTCGCCACGCTCGAGACGGAGTACGAGCTGTTCCTCCACGAGCTGCCCGGGTACGAGCGGGTGATCGCGCTCGAGGGACGGCCCGGCTCGGGTGAGCGCGGCCCCGACGGGCGCCCTGTCGGGGAGATCACCGTCGAGGACCTCTTCGTCGACGTCCTGCGGCTCAACGTCAGCCGGATCATCGTCGGGGAGGTGCGTGGTCCCGAGGCCGCCGCCATGTTCAAGGCGATGCAGGCCGGGGCGGGCTCGCTCTCGACCGTCCACGCCAAGAACGCCGCCGACACCATCGAGCGGCTCACCCTCGCGGTCCACAGCGCCGGCGGCACGGAGTCCTACGCCGACCGTCTGGTCGCGCAGCAGATCGACTTCGTCGTGCACATGGCCTCCGTCCGGGACGCGGAGGGACGGCGACGACGAGTGGTGGACGAGGTCGTGGAGGTGACCCGCGGCGAGGGCGGGCGACCCGCCACCACCCTCGTGTTCCGGCCCGGTCCCGGGCGACGCGCCGTGCCCGCCGTCCCACCGTCCTGCCTCGCCGACCTCGAGGCCGTCGGGTTCGACGGCTCGCTCCTCGACGGCGGCTGGGACGCGACCGACGACGACTTTCGGGAGTGGGACGGCACGTACGGCGGGGGGACGCCGGCGGAGCCGCCGGAGCGGGCGGAGTCGGGATGA
- a CDS encoding type II secretion system F family protein, with product MPVTLQAALVAGALGGLGLFLVVRELVPSSPRLDDALERLRTQRTPATAVGGRRSLQTRLGEGLVRRSDRLPLVSVPTRDLAVLRVPAGEFLGEKALLGLIGLAFPPVATLLFRWVGLAVPLAVPAVASLGLALALFHLPDLSVRARAARARDEFARAVGAYLELVALERRAGSGPTQALTRAATVADAWPFVRIRQELVRAQLAGTAPWTGLGELATELGVPALEETADIVRLAGEDGGSVYEALRARGRGLRAELLSKEQARANATTQSLGVPVAALGLVFSLLLFTPAVLEIL from the coding sequence GTGCCCGTCACGCTGCAGGCGGCTCTGGTCGCCGGCGCCCTGGGGGGCCTCGGCCTCTTCCTCGTCGTCCGCGAGCTGGTCCCGTCCAGCCCCAGGCTGGACGACGCACTCGAGCGGCTGCGGACGCAACGCACGCCGGCCACGGCCGTCGGCGGTCGGCGGTCGCTCCAGACCCGTCTGGGGGAGGGGCTCGTCCGGCGGAGCGACCGCCTGCCGCTGGTGAGCGTGCCGACCCGCGACCTGGCGGTCCTCCGCGTGCCGGCCGGGGAGTTCCTCGGCGAGAAGGCACTGCTCGGTCTCATCGGTCTCGCGTTCCCGCCGGTGGCGACGCTCCTGTTCCGCTGGGTCGGCCTGGCGGTGCCGCTCGCCGTCCCCGCAGTCGCCTCGCTCGGCCTCGCGCTCGCGCTGTTCCACCTCCCCGACCTCAGCGTGCGCGCGAGGGCCGCGCGGGCGCGGGACGAGTTCGCTCGGGCCGTCGGGGCCTACCTCGAGCTGGTCGCGCTCGAGCGACGTGCGGGGAGCGGGCCGACGCAGGCCCTCACGCGCGCCGCGACCGTCGCCGACGCGTGGCCCTTCGTCCGGATTCGGCAGGAGCTGGTCCGGGCGCAGCTCGCGGGGACCGCCCCCTGGACGGGGCTCGGCGAGCTGGCCACCGAGCTCGGGGTGCCGGCCTTGGAGGAGACGGCGGACATCGTGCGTCTCGCCGGTGAGGACGGCGGGTCGGTGTACGAGGCGCTGCGTGCCCGCGGTCGTGGCTTGCGGGCGGAGCTGCTGTCGAAGGAGCAGGCCCGCGCCAACGCCACCACCCAGAGCCTCGGGGTCCCTGTCGCCGCCCTCGGTCTCGTCTTCTCGCTGCTGCTGTTCACCCCCGCCGTCCTGGAGATCCTGTGA
- a CDS encoding WXG100 family type VII secretion target gives MANITVTYADMRDAASRLRAGQAELEGTLHRLRSLVEGLVAGGYVTDRSSKAFDAGHQEFSSGALQVVGGIEGMSAFLDVAAQTLEDADLQLAQQLGH, from the coding sequence ATGGCCAACATCACCGTCACCTACGCGGACATGCGGGACGCCGCCTCGCGCCTGCGTGCCGGCCAGGCGGAGCTGGAGGGGACGCTGCACCGGCTCCGTTCGCTCGTCGAGGGCCTCGTGGCCGGCGGCTACGTCACCGACCGGTCGTCGAAGGCGTTCGACGCCGGACACCAGGAGTTCAGCAGCGGCGCACTGCAGGTGGTCGGCGGCATCGAGGGGATGTCGGCCTTCCTCGACGTCGCCGCTCAGACGCTGGAGGACGCCGACCTGCAGCTCGCCCAGCAGCTCGGTCACTGA
- a CDS encoding LysM peptidoglycan-binding domain-containing protein: MRLVRGLLALLLLLVVLVGIPAVLWHVGAPFPSGSPGELVDRLLRPDDGTLLLAALTLVGWVAWGSFALAVLLDVPAHMRGLPAPRVPGLTLQQRAASVLVGAVVALVVGGVAAGPAAATDVGPRAGGASAPPPASAPTEVPVGGGDRGDDAVPAGATGAPDAAVQSALAVTVQRGDSLWSLAERHLGDGHRWRDLAEANLGTPQPGGGSLGADGALQPGWRILVPGEPAEGTRGVASDVRHVVSPGDTLSGIAARHLGDADRWPELAEASADTLQPDGRRLVDPDLIVPGWTVTVPAVPAVPAVPPPPTGPPAEPPPDPRAEPGPEAPSGDAGDAAAVTDADDPPGSWGALADAGEESDATADPPAGPTDGPAAGTVLDDPDADTVDLATPAGIGGLLAAAAVTVLAVRRRDAREDRAVGERLTPPEPPHQLLEQQLRAVAAGTRTSELDRALEDLRRRLAARGLLLPAVRAARLTREDLELYLVEPADLPAPWVCLDERTVWSVAFADVDTETPARRLVEELGLDLLTGAASPPPEPSDLPPLLPGLVCLGSDDDDGLVLLDLERVGVLEVVGSAAGSRAVLGALAAELAMGRSRDTVEVLLVGSGREVVDAVPGGAVRHVERVEHVLTELAARADDVERVLAAAGVDSVAAARAADRAHEAWDCQVVLIGDPDDVARHEQSLAALVPRLSRAGICLVLAGPPDVAARDGRWRLRLDDSASAAVEEGSSGWGVLEPAGVALRPQRLVLEDARRLAALQAPTATMRGPAWGRRLGSGPPPSVDAPLPSSREVAAPVAPPRLPTRDDLVGGDVPVVQLLGTVQVHGARGPAPASHTARATALLAYLASSDGPRTRTQVAEALSPTRRLTEQTVHALASRTRRWLGDDEEGRPYLPRAVDSGSYSVHADVTTDWERWQALLGPDVTSSPVEVLVAALELVDAPFAGVVERHYTWAEPLREDILAGVVDVAHEAARRALVADRPDLARRAARAGMRVDSAAEVLWRDLLRAEHAAGRPVAVAELAERLRAYADDLGVDLQPETEALVGEIVPVRTGRRARRHRAVTP, translated from the coding sequence ATGAGGCTGGTCCGCGGGCTGCTCGCGCTGCTGCTGCTCCTCGTGGTGCTCGTCGGGATCCCGGCCGTCCTGTGGCACGTCGGGGCGCCGTTCCCGTCGGGCTCGCCCGGCGAGCTCGTCGACCGCCTGCTGCGCCCGGACGACGGCACCCTGCTGCTCGCTGCCCTCACCCTCGTCGGTTGGGTGGCGTGGGGGTCCTTTGCTCTGGCAGTGCTCCTCGACGTGCCCGCGCACATGCGCGGGCTGCCGGCCCCCCGCGTCCCCGGGCTCACGCTCCAGCAGCGGGCCGCCTCGGTGCTCGTCGGTGCCGTCGTCGCGCTCGTGGTCGGTGGGGTGGCGGCCGGACCGGCCGCGGCGACCGACGTCGGCCCCCGCGCCGGGGGTGCGTCGGCGCCTCCACCCGCCTCGGCCCCCACGGAGGTGCCGGTCGGTGGGGGCGACCGCGGCGACGACGCCGTGCCCGCCGGGGCCACGGGGGCGCCCGACGCGGCCGTGCAGAGTGCCCTCGCCGTCACGGTGCAGCGGGGCGACAGCCTGTGGTCCCTGGCCGAGCGCCACCTCGGTGACGGCCACCGCTGGCGCGACCTGGCCGAGGCGAACCTCGGGACACCACAGCCCGGCGGCGGTTCCCTCGGTGCCGACGGGGCGCTGCAGCCGGGGTGGCGGATCCTCGTCCCGGGGGAGCCCGCCGAGGGCACCAGGGGCGTCGCCTCGGACGTGCGACACGTCGTCTCGCCCGGCGACACCCTGTCCGGCATCGCCGCGCGGCACCTCGGTGACGCCGACCGGTGGCCGGAGCTCGCCGAGGCGAGCGCCGACACGCTCCAGCCGGACGGGCGCCGTCTCGTCGACCCCGACCTCATCGTGCCCGGGTGGACCGTGACGGTGCCGGCAGTGCCGGCGGTGCCGGCAGTGCCGCCGCCTCCTACGGGCCCGCCGGCGGAACCGCCGCCCGATCCACGAGCAGAGCCGGGCCCGGAGGCGCCGTCGGGCGACGCTGGCGACGCCGCTGCCGTCACGGACGCGGACGACCCGCCCGGCTCGTGGGGTGCCCTGGCGGACGCCGGCGAGGAGTCGGATGCCACGGCGGATCCACCGGCCGGGCCGACCGACGGTCCGGCCGCCGGCACGGTGCTCGACGACCCGGACGCCGACACCGTCGACCTCGCCACCCCGGCCGGGATCGGGGGCCTCCTGGCGGCGGCTGCCGTGACGGTCCTCGCCGTCCGTCGGCGCGACGCACGCGAGGACCGGGCGGTCGGGGAGAGGCTCACCCCGCCGGAGCCCCCGCACCAGCTGTTGGAGCAGCAGCTGCGGGCCGTGGCCGCCGGCACCAGGACCAGCGAGCTCGACCGGGCGCTCGAGGACCTGCGGCGGCGGCTCGCGGCACGTGGCCTCCTCCTGCCGGCGGTACGCGCCGCGCGGCTGACGCGCGAGGACCTCGAGCTGTACCTCGTCGAGCCCGCCGACCTCCCGGCCCCCTGGGTGTGCCTCGACGAGCGGACGGTCTGGTCGGTCGCGTTCGCCGACGTCGACACGGAGACCCCGGCGAGGCGTCTGGTGGAGGAGCTCGGGCTCGACCTGCTCACCGGTGCGGCGTCGCCGCCCCCGGAGCCGTCCGACCTGCCGCCGCTCCTGCCGGGGCTGGTGTGTCTCGGCAGCGACGACGACGACGGCCTCGTCCTGCTCGATCTCGAGCGTGTCGGGGTGCTCGAGGTCGTGGGCAGCGCGGCCGGGTCCCGTGCTGTGCTCGGCGCCCTCGCGGCGGAGCTCGCGATGGGTCGCAGCCGGGACACCGTCGAGGTGCTGCTCGTCGGCTCCGGGCGTGAAGTGGTCGACGCCGTCCCCGGAGGCGCCGTCCGCCACGTGGAGCGCGTGGAGCACGTCCTCACCGAGCTGGCGGCCCGCGCCGACGACGTCGAGCGGGTCCTGGCCGCCGCCGGTGTGGACAGCGTCGCCGCCGCCCGTGCCGCGGACCGGGCGCACGAGGCCTGGGACTGCCAGGTCGTCCTGATCGGTGACCCGGACGACGTGGCCCGGCACGAGCAGTCGCTCGCCGCGCTCGTCCCCCGGCTCTCGCGGGCGGGCATCTGCCTGGTCCTCGCGGGTCCACCCGACGTGGCCGCGCGGGACGGACGGTGGCGGCTGCGGCTCGACGACTCGGCCAGCGCCGCGGTCGAGGAGGGGTCCTCCGGCTGGGGGGTGCTCGAGCCCGCGGGGGTGGCACTGCGCCCGCAGCGGCTCGTGCTGGAGGACGCCCGACGCCTCGCGGCCCTGCAGGCACCGACGGCGACGATGCGCGGGCCGGCGTGGGGGCGTCGGCTCGGGTCGGGACCACCACCCTCCGTCGACGCCCCGCTCCCCTCGAGCCGCGAGGTCGCCGCCCCCGTCGCCCCGCCCAGGCTCCCGACCCGTGACGACCTCGTCGGTGGTGACGTGCCCGTCGTACAGCTGCTCGGCACCGTGCAGGTCCACGGCGCCCGCGGGCCCGCACCGGCCAGCCACACGGCCCGTGCGACGGCCCTGCTCGCCTACCTCGCGTCCAGTGACGGCCCCAGGACGCGGACACAGGTCGCCGAGGCGCTGTCACCCACCCGACGGCTCACGGAGCAGACGGTCCACGCCCTCGCCTCCCGCACCCGGCGGTGGCTCGGGGACGACGAGGAGGGGAGGCCGTACCTCCCGCGCGCGGTCGACTCCGGCAGCTACAGCGTCCACGCCGACGTCACGACGGACTGGGAGCGCTGGCAGGCACTGCTCGGCCCGGACGTCACCAGCAGCCCCGTCGAGGTGCTCGTCGCAGCGCTCGAGCTCGTCGACGCGCCGTTCGCGGGCGTGGTGGAACGTCACTACACGTGGGCGGAGCCGCTGCGGGAGGACATCCTCGCCGGGGTCGTCGACGTCGCGCACGAGGCGGCGCGACGCGCCCTGGTCGCCGACCGCCCGGACCTCGCCCGCAGGGCCGCTCGCGCGGGCATGCGCGTCGACTCCGCCGCCGAGGTCCTGTGGCGGGACCTCCTTCGCGCGGAGCACGCGGCGGGGCGCCCCGTCGCCGTCGCCGAGCTCGCCGAGCGGCTCCGCGCATACGCCGACGACCTCGGGGTCGACCTGCAGCCGGAGACCGAGGCGCTGGTCGGCGAGATCGTGCCGGTGCGGACCGGCCGACGTGCCCGCCGGCACCGCGCCGTCACGCCGTAG
- a CDS encoding pilus assembly protein, translating into MTRSRRERGRRPGHGREAGTTTLEFVLLVPGLLLLVGLLAVAGRVALAGTAVEAAAAAAARQASLERSAADATRAARDTARANLDGQGLQCADVLVDVDTSQFARPVGTSALVTASVGCDVRLSDLALPGVPGSTRLTAEAVSPLDTYRVRR; encoded by the coding sequence GTGACGAGGTCCCGACGCGAACGAGGTCGCCGGCCGGGGCACGGCCGGGAGGCGGGGACGACGACCCTCGAGTTCGTCCTCCTCGTGCCGGGTCTCCTCCTGCTGGTGGGGCTGCTGGCGGTCGCGGGCAGGGTCGCCCTCGCGGGCACCGCGGTGGAGGCGGCCGCGGCGGCGGCCGCTCGACAGGCGTCCCTCGAGCGCTCCGCCGCCGACGCGACGAGGGCTGCCCGCGACACCGCGCGGGCCAACCTGGACGGGCAGGGGCTGCAGTGTGCCGACGTCCTCGTCGACGTCGACACGAGCCAGTTCGCCCGACCGGTCGGGACCAGCGCGCTCGTGACGGCGAGCGTCGGCTGCGACGTCCGGCTGTCCGACCTCGCACTGCCGGGGGTGCCCGGCAGCACCCGGCTGACGGCCGAGGCCGTCTCGCCGCTCGACACCTACCGGGTGCGCCGGTGA
- a CDS encoding NAD-dependent protein deacetylase codes for MVRTVPPSMPVPVAPADPACVAEQVERARDVLAGGGVVALTGAGLSTDSGIPDYRGPGSPRRTPMTYQDFTRSDAARRRYWARSHVGWHRMAAAAPNDGHRALAALGAAGVVDAVITQNVDGLHGQAGSARVVELHGALARVVCLDCRALSPRRRLHERLAVANPGWAERTDVPEADVAPDGDVVIDDTADFTVVPCETCGGVLKPDVVFFGENVPPPRVAECYEMVDGARALLVAGTSCTVFSGRRFVKRAASLGLPVVVVNRGPTRAAEHATVHVDAGCSDTLARLVGHLGAAA; via the coding sequence ATGGTGCGGACCGTGCCCCCCTCGATGCCCGTGCCGGTGGCCCCGGCCGACCCTGCGTGCGTGGCGGAGCAGGTCGAGCGTGCCCGCGACGTCCTCGCGGGCGGTGGTGTCGTGGCGCTCACGGGCGCGGGGCTCAGCACGGACTCCGGCATCCCCGACTACCGCGGACCCGGCTCCCCGCGCCGCACGCCGATGACGTACCAGGACTTCACCCGCAGCGACGCCGCCCGTCGCCGGTACTGGGCCCGCAGCCACGTCGGCTGGCACCGGATGGCGGCCGCGGCCCCCAACGACGGGCACCGGGCCCTGGCCGCGCTCGGCGCCGCCGGCGTCGTCGACGCCGTCATCACCCAGAACGTCGACGGGCTGCACGGGCAGGCGGGCTCGGCCCGGGTCGTCGAGCTCCACGGTGCGCTCGCCCGCGTGGTCTGCCTCGACTGCCGGGCGCTGTCCCCCCGCCGCCGTCTCCACGAGCGGCTCGCGGTCGCCAACCCGGGGTGGGCGGAGCGGACGGACGTCCCGGAGGCGGACGTCGCCCCGGACGGGGACGTCGTCATCGACGACACCGCCGACTTCACCGTCGTGCCGTGCGAGACCTGCGGCGGCGTGCTGAAACCCGACGTCGTGTTCTTCGGGGAGAACGTGCCCCCACCGCGGGTGGCCGAGTGCTACGAGATGGTCGACGGCGCCCGGGCCCTGCTCGTGGCGGGGACGTCGTGCACCGTGTTCTCGGGCCGCCGGTTCGTCAAGCGCGCTGCCTCGCTCGGGCTTCCGGTCGTGGTCGTCAACCGCGGCCCGACCCGGGCCGCGGAGCACGCCACGGTGCACGTCGACGCCGGCTGCTCCGACACGCTCGCCCGGCTGGTCGGTCACCTCGGGGCGGCGGCGTGA
- a CDS encoding type II secretion system F family protein codes for MTALLVGVLAGGAGLGVLLVVLGLAPPPETTPPGARRYAAPGRRSLRRPLDRLLGRRLPRPARRRRQALLTAALVSGLVLWLVTGFALAAVLVPLAVLGIPLLLGRPRGAVDVERLDALEQWTRSLSGVLVVGSGLESAITASAASAPLAIREEVGLLAARITARWPTERAVRQFADDVDDATADLVAATLVLGAQRRGDGLAAVLEDLAASVAEEVRTRRAVEADRAKPRTTARIVTGIALAGVVGCFLSGYFDPFLAGAGQVILVVLLGLFVGCLVWMRAVTAGATTPRFLTAAETAQSPAGAPAADVGGR; via the coding sequence ATGACCGCCCTCCTCGTGGGCGTGCTCGCGGGCGGGGCCGGGCTCGGTGTGCTCCTCGTCGTGCTCGGACTGGCGCCCCCGCCCGAGACCACGCCGCCCGGCGCCCGTCGCTACGCCGCTCCGGGCCGTCGCTCCCTCCGCCGGCCGCTCGACCGGCTGCTCGGACGTCGCCTGCCTCGCCCCGCGCGCCGACGGCGTCAGGCGCTCCTCACCGCAGCTCTCGTCTCCGGGCTCGTCCTGTGGCTCGTGACCGGCTTCGCCCTCGCGGCCGTCCTCGTCCCCCTGGCCGTGCTCGGCATCCCGCTGCTGCTCGGTCGACCGCGCGGCGCGGTCGACGTCGAGCGGCTCGACGCCCTCGAGCAGTGGACGCGCAGCCTGTCCGGTGTCCTCGTCGTCGGCAGCGGGCTGGAGAGCGCGATCACGGCGAGTGCCGCCTCGGCGCCCCTCGCGATCCGCGAGGAGGTGGGTCTGCTCGCCGCCCGGATCACCGCCCGCTGGCCGACCGAGCGGGCCGTCCGGCAGTTCGCCGACGACGTCGACGACGCGACCGCCGACCTCGTGGCGGCGACGCTCGTCCTCGGGGCGCAGCGCCGGGGCGACGGGTTGGCGGCGGTGCTGGAGGACCTGGCGGCCAGCGTCGCGGAGGAGGTGAGGACGCGTCGTGCGGTCGAGGCCGACCGGGCGAAGCCGCGCACGACCGCGCGGATCGTGACGGGGATCGCGCTCGCCGGGGTCGTCGGGTGCTTCCTGTCCGGCTACTTCGACCCCTTCCTCGCCGGCGCCGGCCAGGTCATCCTCGTCGTCCTGCTCGGGCTCTTCGTCGGCTGCCTGGTGTGGATGAGGGCCGTCACCGCGGGCGCGACGACACCGCGCTTCCTCACCGCCGCGGAGACCGCCCAGAGCCCGGCCGGTGCACCGGCGGCCGACGTCGGGGGGCGGTGA